Within Butyrivibrio fibrisolvens, the genomic segment CTTCAGGTTTGACTTCTGCATAATCAGTCTCAGTTGCTTCATAATGCATCATTGCTGCATTAGCGCCATAAGCACTTATTGTCGGGAATGAAAGCTCTATAAATCCCGGAAGTTCAGCACGCATAGAATCAAGCTTCATAGCAGCACTGTACTCTGTCATCGGAATCTTGCCAACATTGGTCTTAACCCAGTACATGAACTCGCAGAGCTTAGCACTATCGCGAAGGTATACTTCACGGATATTTCTGATCTCTGTATCATTCTTGATAGCCTTCATGAGCTCAGTAGGATTGTCATTGTATACAAGCTTGTCCTTGCCTGCTGCCTTAATAAGAGTTCTGTAAGTAGAATAGTTGATATTATTCTTATCAACAAGTATATTGCCTGTATAATTTCTATTCTTAAGGAAATCTATTACTTCATGATAGCCATGAACAGTAACATCATTATCGCTAAGATATTTTCTTACATCATCAGTAAGCTCTTCTTCCTGCACGAACAGATGGAACTCATCCATTGTGATAAAAGCATATGATAAAGCTACAGGATTGCACTCAACATCATTGCCGCGAAGGTTTGTGAGCCATGTAATATCATCAAGCTTACTAAGGAAATGACTGTCGCACTTGTATGAAGACATCTTGGCACGAACATCTGCAAGCTTTTCTTTAAAGCTCTTGCCAAAAAGCTCTTCCCTAAGTTTATAGATCTCATGACATGGAAGAGCCGGACGATCTGTCCATACTTCATCAGCAAGGTCTCTTTCATAGGAAAATGTTATATCCAGATCCTCAAGACTCTTTTCAAGAGAAAGTCCTATAGCTGTAGAGATAACACGTCCATCAAAGCCAAGTACCTGACCCTTCTTAATATTGTCTTTGAGATACTCGGAAAGTGTAGGTACTCCTTCATTGCCCATACGATAAAGAGTTACACCGGTTCCTTCAATCTCCTTCTCTGCCTGTATAAAATAACGGCCGTCAGTCCAAAGACCTGCCCAGTCACTGCTTACAAGGACTGTTCCGTTAGAGCCTGTAAAGCCTGTAAAATACTCTCTTGCCTTAAAAAAATCTGCTGCATATTCGGAGTTATGAAAATCCGAAGTTGGCATCATGTAGTAGTCTATTCCATACTCCTGCATTTTTGCACGAAGAAGGGACAGACGATTCTTCACTGCCACATTTTCCATTTTTTGGATCCTTCTTTCACTATAATTTCAAATGTCATAAGTA encodes:
- a CDS encoding aminopeptidase P family protein; translation: MENVAVKNRLSLLRAKMQEYGIDYYMMPTSDFHNSEYAADFFKAREYFTGFTGSNGTVLVSSDWAGLWTDGRYFIQAEKEIEGTGVTLYRMGNEGVPTLSEYLKDNIKKGQVLGFDGRVISTAIGLSLEKSLEDLDITFSYERDLADEVWTDRPALPCHEIYKLREELFGKSFKEKLADVRAKMSSYKCDSHFLSKLDDITWLTNLRGNDVECNPVALSYAFITMDEFHLFVQEEELTDDVRKYLSDNDVTVHGYHEVIDFLKNRNYTGNILVDKNNINYSTYRTLIKAAGKDKLVYNDNPTELMKAIKNDTEIRNIREVYLRDSAKLCEFMYWVKTNVGKIPMTEYSAAMKLDSMRAELPGFIELSFPTISAYGANAAMMHYEATETDYAEVKPEGMLLVDSGGTYEGGTTDVTRTMVLGPISDEIKKHYTGSCISMLHLADAKFLKGCTGRNLDILAREPLWAMDIDYKCGTGHGIGYMLNVHEGPHNIRWQYREGMKEYELVPGMIVSDEPGVYKEGSHGIRLENIIEVVEGTKNSDGQFLKFNFLTYAPIDLEAIDTQYMQQYDIDLLNAYHKAVFEKVSPLIKDQAIVDWLKEQTRPISK